From one Trifolium pratense cultivar HEN17-A07 linkage group LG1, ARS_RC_1.1, whole genome shotgun sequence genomic stretch:
- the LOC123923973 gene encoding serine/threonine-protein kinase STY8-like isoform X2, translating to MVGDTESCNGRACGWNYGRIESLKVEVYNEILNRLRELNIPDVTLPYFEDELWLHFNTLPTRYALEMNVQKAQDVLMHKNLQNMARRRTIASRPAIEVRLLQVHSASGVHSSKSINSNLQKEINLQDTDFPCNMRSMHEITISTSDKPKLFSQLTTLLSEIGLNIQEAHAFSTLDGYSLDVFVVDGWEGQDTERLKHEVTKKMQKLEEDQWFPLLPFPKETEILKHIPTKKIKKIEPWCSLPKEKPEKIWMNYISNHVNKPISRNYVWEIDASCLRYEKKIGSGSVSDLYKGTYINKDVAIKVFKNGSRNENMQREFSQEIFITSKIQHKNVIKFIGACPKPNFHLVTEYMSGGNMYDFLHIQKVVLTLPSLLKIAIDVSQGVNYLHKNNIIHRDLKTANLLMDEKGVVKVADFGVARLQNQSGIMTAETGTYRWMAPEVIQHKPYNHKADVFSFGIILWELLTRKLPYEDLSPLQAAIGVVHKDLRPEIPRDTHPKLVELIHRCWHKDPCLRPDFSEIIKFLQHINMMIAVKKKKVKVKAKGMHEHD from the exons ATGGTGGGAGATACAGAGAGTTGCAACGGTAGAGCTTGTGGATGGAATTATGGTCGGATTGAGAGTCTAAAAGTTGAAGTTTACAACGAGATTCTGAATCGACTCAGAGAATTGAATATCCCAGATGTCACTCTTCCTTATTTTGAAGATGAGCTTTGGCTTCACTTCAATACCCTTCCAACTAG gtaTGCACTGGAAATGAATGTTCAGAAGGCGCAAGATGTTCTTATGcataaaaatttacaaaatatggCACGAAGACGAACTATTGCTAGTAGACCTGCAATTGAAGTCCGCCTCCTCCAG gttCATTCTGCTTCTGGTGTGCATTCTAGCAAATCAATTAATTCCAACTTACAGAAAGAAATCAATCTCCAAGACACTGATTTTCCATGCAACATGAG ATCAATGCATGAAATCACAATTTCAACCAGCGATAAGCCAAAACTTTTCAGTCAG TTGACCACCTTACTCTCTGAGATTGGGCTGAATATTCAAGAAGCACATGCCTTTTCCACATTGGATGGATATTCATtagatgtttttgttgttgatggtTGGGAAGGCCAG GATACTGAGAGACTCAAGCATGAAGTGACAAAGAAAATGCAGAAACTCGAG gAAGATCAATGGTTCCCCCTGCTTCCTTTTCCTAAG GAGACTGAGATACTAAAACATATTCCAAcaaagaaaattaagaaaatcgag CCCTGGTGCAGTCTTCCTAAGGAGAAACCAGAGAAAATTTGGATGAACTATATCTCAAACCATGTAAACAAACCCATCAGTAGAAATTATGTGTGGGAAATTGATGCAAGCTGTTTAAGATATGAGAAGAAGATTGGCTCTGGATCAGTCAGTGATTT GTACAAAGGCACTTACATTAATAAAGATGTGGCTATCAAAGTATTTAAGAATGGTAGTAGAAATGAAAATATGCAGAGGGAGTTTTCTCAGGAAATATTTATCACGAG TAAAATTCAGCATAAGAATGTTATCAAATTTATTGGTGCCTGTCCAAAACCAAACTTTCATCTTGTCACAG AATATATGTCTGGTGGAAATATGTATGACTTTCTGCATATACAGAAGGTCGTACTTACTCTTCCTTCTTTGCTCAAAATAGCAATTGATGTCTCCCAAGGAGTGAATTATTTGCACAAAAACAACATTATACATCGAGACCTCAAAACTGCAAATCTTTTGATGGATGAGAAAGGG GTAGTCAAAGTTGCTGATTTTGGTGTAGCCAGATTGCAAAATCAATCTGGTATAATGACTGCAGAAACTGGAACATACCGATGGATGGCTCCAGAG GTTATTCAACATAAGCCATATAACCACAAAGCTGATGTTTTCAGCTTTGGGATTATTCTTTGGGAGCTGCTCACAAGAAAG CTTCCCTATGAAGATTTATCCCCATTGCAAGCAGCAATTGGAGTAGTACATAAG GATTTGAGGCCTGAAATCCCAAGGGATACTCATCCAAAGTTAGTGGAATTGATTCACCGGTGCTGGCATAAAGATCCGTGTTTAAGGCCTGATTTCTCAGAAATTATCAAGTTTCTGCAGCACATTAACATGATG ATAgcagtgaagaagaagaaggttaaggttaaGGCTAAGGGAATGCATGAGCACGACTAG
- the LOC123923973 gene encoding serine/threonine-protein kinase STY46-like isoform X3, translating into MVGDTESCNGRACGWNYGRIESLKVEVYNEILNRLRELNIPDVTLPYFEDELWLHFNTLPTRYALEMNVQKAQDVLMHKNLQNMARRRTIASRPAIEVRLLQVHSASGVHSSKSINSNLQKEINLQDTDFPCNMRSMHEITISTSDKPKLFSQLTTLLSEIGLNIQEAHAFSTLDGYSLDVFVVDGWEGQDTERLKHEVTKKMQKLEEDQWFPLLPFPKPWCSLPKEKPEKIWMNYISNHVNKPISRNYVWEIDASCLRYEKKIGSGSVSDLYKGTYINKDVAIKVFKNGSRNENMQREFSQEIFITSKIQHKNVIKFIGACPKPNFHLVTEYMSGGNMYDFLHIQKVVLTLPSLLKIAIDVSQGVNYLHKNNIIHRDLKTANLLMDEKGQVVKVADFGVARLQNQSGIMTAETGTYRWMAPEVIQHKPYNHKADVFSFGIILWELLTRKLPYEDLSPLQAAIGVVHKDLRPEIPRDTHPKLVELIHRCWHKDPCLRPDFSEIIKFLQHINMMIAVKKKKVKVKAKGMHEHD; encoded by the exons ATGGTGGGAGATACAGAGAGTTGCAACGGTAGAGCTTGTGGATGGAATTATGGTCGGATTGAGAGTCTAAAAGTTGAAGTTTACAACGAGATTCTGAATCGACTCAGAGAATTGAATATCCCAGATGTCACTCTTCCTTATTTTGAAGATGAGCTTTGGCTTCACTTCAATACCCTTCCAACTAG gtaTGCACTGGAAATGAATGTTCAGAAGGCGCAAGATGTTCTTATGcataaaaatttacaaaatatggCACGAAGACGAACTATTGCTAGTAGACCTGCAATTGAAGTCCGCCTCCTCCAG gttCATTCTGCTTCTGGTGTGCATTCTAGCAAATCAATTAATTCCAACTTACAGAAAGAAATCAATCTCCAAGACACTGATTTTCCATGCAACATGAG ATCAATGCATGAAATCACAATTTCAACCAGCGATAAGCCAAAACTTTTCAGTCAG TTGACCACCTTACTCTCTGAGATTGGGCTGAATATTCAAGAAGCACATGCCTTTTCCACATTGGATGGATATTCATtagatgtttttgttgttgatggtTGGGAAGGCCAG GATACTGAGAGACTCAAGCATGAAGTGACAAAGAAAATGCAGAAACTCGAG gAAGATCAATGGTTCCCCCTGCTTCCTTTTCCTAAG CCCTGGTGCAGTCTTCCTAAGGAGAAACCAGAGAAAATTTGGATGAACTATATCTCAAACCATGTAAACAAACCCATCAGTAGAAATTATGTGTGGGAAATTGATGCAAGCTGTTTAAGATATGAGAAGAAGATTGGCTCTGGATCAGTCAGTGATTT GTACAAAGGCACTTACATTAATAAAGATGTGGCTATCAAAGTATTTAAGAATGGTAGTAGAAATGAAAATATGCAGAGGGAGTTTTCTCAGGAAATATTTATCACGAG TAAAATTCAGCATAAGAATGTTATCAAATTTATTGGTGCCTGTCCAAAACCAAACTTTCATCTTGTCACAG AATATATGTCTGGTGGAAATATGTATGACTTTCTGCATATACAGAAGGTCGTACTTACTCTTCCTTCTTTGCTCAAAATAGCAATTGATGTCTCCCAAGGAGTGAATTATTTGCACAAAAACAACATTATACATCGAGACCTCAAAACTGCAAATCTTTTGATGGATGAGAAAGGG CAGGTAGTCAAAGTTGCTGATTTTGGTGTAGCCAGATTGCAAAATCAATCTGGTATAATGACTGCAGAAACTGGAACATACCGATGGATGGCTCCAGAG GTTATTCAACATAAGCCATATAACCACAAAGCTGATGTTTTCAGCTTTGGGATTATTCTTTGGGAGCTGCTCACAAGAAAG CTTCCCTATGAAGATTTATCCCCATTGCAAGCAGCAATTGGAGTAGTACATAAG GATTTGAGGCCTGAAATCCCAAGGGATACTCATCCAAAGTTAGTGGAATTGATTCACCGGTGCTGGCATAAAGATCCGTGTTTAAGGCCTGATTTCTCAGAAATTATCAAGTTTCTGCAGCACATTAACATGATG ATAgcagtgaagaagaagaaggttaaggttaaGGCTAAGGGAATGCATGAGCACGACTAG
- the LOC123923973 gene encoding serine/threonine-protein kinase STY17-like isoform X6, which produces MFRRRKMFLCIKIYKIWHEDELLLVDLQLKSASSRSMHEITISTSDKPKLFSQLTTLLSEIGLNIQEAHAFSTLDGYSLDVFVVDGWEGQDTERLKHEVTKKMQKLEEDQWFPLLPFPKETEILKHIPTKKIKKIEPWCSLPKEKPEKIWMNYISNHVNKPISRNYVWEIDASCLRYEKKIGSGSVSDLYKGTYINKDVAIKVFKNGSRNENMQREFSQEIFITSKIQHKNVIKFIGACPKPNFHLVTEYMSGGNMYDFLHIQKVVLTLPSLLKIAIDVSQGVNYLHKNNIIHRDLKTANLLMDEKGVVKVADFGVARLQNQSGIMTAETGTYRWMAPEVIQHKPYNHKADVFSFGIILWELLTRKLPYEDLSPLQAAIGVVHKDLRPEIPRDTHPKLVELIHRCWHKDPCLRPDFSEIIKFLQHINMMIAVKKKKVKVKAKGMHEHD; this is translated from the exons ATGTTCAGAAGGCGCAAGATGTTCTTATGcataaaaatttacaaaatatggCACGAAGACGAACTATTGCTAGTAGACCTGCAATTGAAGTCCGCCTCCTCCAG ATCAATGCATGAAATCACAATTTCAACCAGCGATAAGCCAAAACTTTTCAGTCAG TTGACCACCTTACTCTCTGAGATTGGGCTGAATATTCAAGAAGCACATGCCTTTTCCACATTGGATGGATATTCATtagatgtttttgttgttgatggtTGGGAAGGCCAG GATACTGAGAGACTCAAGCATGAAGTGACAAAGAAAATGCAGAAACTCGAG gAAGATCAATGGTTCCCCCTGCTTCCTTTTCCTAAG GAGACTGAGATACTAAAACATATTCCAAcaaagaaaattaagaaaatcgag CCCTGGTGCAGTCTTCCTAAGGAGAAACCAGAGAAAATTTGGATGAACTATATCTCAAACCATGTAAACAAACCCATCAGTAGAAATTATGTGTGGGAAATTGATGCAAGCTGTTTAAGATATGAGAAGAAGATTGGCTCTGGATCAGTCAGTGATTT GTACAAAGGCACTTACATTAATAAAGATGTGGCTATCAAAGTATTTAAGAATGGTAGTAGAAATGAAAATATGCAGAGGGAGTTTTCTCAGGAAATATTTATCACGAG TAAAATTCAGCATAAGAATGTTATCAAATTTATTGGTGCCTGTCCAAAACCAAACTTTCATCTTGTCACAG AATATATGTCTGGTGGAAATATGTATGACTTTCTGCATATACAGAAGGTCGTACTTACTCTTCCTTCTTTGCTCAAAATAGCAATTGATGTCTCCCAAGGAGTGAATTATTTGCACAAAAACAACATTATACATCGAGACCTCAAAACTGCAAATCTTTTGATGGATGAGAAAGGG GTAGTCAAAGTTGCTGATTTTGGTGTAGCCAGATTGCAAAATCAATCTGGTATAATGACTGCAGAAACTGGAACATACCGATGGATGGCTCCAGAG GTTATTCAACATAAGCCATATAACCACAAAGCTGATGTTTTCAGCTTTGGGATTATTCTTTGGGAGCTGCTCACAAGAAAG CTTCCCTATGAAGATTTATCCCCATTGCAAGCAGCAATTGGAGTAGTACATAAG GATTTGAGGCCTGAAATCCCAAGGGATACTCATCCAAAGTTAGTGGAATTGATTCACCGGTGCTGGCATAAAGATCCGTGTTTAAGGCCTGATTTCTCAGAAATTATCAAGTTTCTGCAGCACATTAACATGATG ATAgcagtgaagaagaagaaggttaaggttaaGGCTAAGGGAATGCATGAGCACGACTAG
- the LOC123898700 gene encoding glutathione S-transferase-like, with protein sequence MATPPPAVKVYGPALSTAVSRVLACLNEKDIPFQLIPLNMSKGEHKNPHFLKIHPFGQVPAFQDDHISLFESRAICRYVCEKHGGEKGNKQLYGTNPLAKASIDQWLEAEGQSFNPPSSTLVFQLAFAPRMKIKQDEGAIRQNKEKLKKVLDVYDKRLAETRYLAGDEFTLADLSHLPNIHYLVSSSDHEDTAALFTSERENVSRWWTEISTRQSWKNVIDLYPKP encoded by the exons ATGGCGACGCCACCGCCAGCAGTTAAAGTGTACGGACCAGCTTTGTCCACCGCCGTTTCAAGAGTGCTGGCATGTCTCAACGAGAAAGACATCCCATTTCAACTCATCCCTCTCAACATGTCCAAAGGAGAACACAAAAACCCTCATTTCCTCAAAATCCAT CCCTTTGGTCAAGTACCTGCATTTCAAGATGACCACATTTCTCTGTTTG AGTCGAGAGCGATATGCCGGTACGTTTGCGAGAAACACGGAGGAGAGAAAGGAAACAAACAACTGTACGGTACCAATCCACTTGCAAAGGCTTCCATAGATCAATGGTTGGAGGCTGAAGGACAGAGCTTCAATCCACCATCTTCAACTCTGGTGTTTCAGCTAGCATTCGCTCCTCGAATGAAGATCAAGCAAGACGAAGGAGCAATCAGACAGAATAAAGAAAAGCTTAAGAAAGTGCTTGATGTGTACGATAAGAGGCTTGCTGAAACTCGCTACTTGGCCGGTGATGAATTCACACTCGCTGACCTTTCCCATCTTCCCAATATTCATTACTTGGTCTCTTCTTCTGATCATGAAGACACGGCTGCTCTGTTTACTTCTGAGAGAGAAAACGTGTCCAGGTGGTGGACGGAGATCTCCACGCGTCAGTCATGGAAGAATGTCATCGATTTGTACCCAAAACCTTGA
- the LOC123923973 gene encoding serine/threonine-protein kinase STY17-like isoform X5 yields MFRRRKMFLCIKIYKIWHEDELLLVDLQLKSASSRSMHEITISTSDKPKLFSQLTTLLSEIGLNIQEAHAFSTLDGYSLDVFVVDGWEGQDTERLKHEVTKKMQKLEEDQWFPLLPFPKETEILKHIPTKKIKKIEPWCSLPKEKPEKIWMNYISNHVNKPISRNYVWEIDASCLRYEKKIGSGSVSDLYKGTYINKDVAIKVFKNGSRNENMQREFSQEIFITSKIQHKNVIKFIGACPKPNFHLVTEYMSGGNMYDFLHIQKVVLTLPSLLKIAIDVSQGVNYLHKNNIIHRDLKTANLLMDEKGQVVKVADFGVARLQNQSGIMTAETGTYRWMAPEVIQHKPYNHKADVFSFGIILWELLTRKLPYEDLSPLQAAIGVVHKDLRPEIPRDTHPKLVELIHRCWHKDPCLRPDFSEIIKFLQHINMMIAVKKKKVKVKAKGMHEHD; encoded by the exons ATGTTCAGAAGGCGCAAGATGTTCTTATGcataaaaatttacaaaatatggCACGAAGACGAACTATTGCTAGTAGACCTGCAATTGAAGTCCGCCTCCTCCAG ATCAATGCATGAAATCACAATTTCAACCAGCGATAAGCCAAAACTTTTCAGTCAG TTGACCACCTTACTCTCTGAGATTGGGCTGAATATTCAAGAAGCACATGCCTTTTCCACATTGGATGGATATTCATtagatgtttttgttgttgatggtTGGGAAGGCCAG GATACTGAGAGACTCAAGCATGAAGTGACAAAGAAAATGCAGAAACTCGAG gAAGATCAATGGTTCCCCCTGCTTCCTTTTCCTAAG GAGACTGAGATACTAAAACATATTCCAAcaaagaaaattaagaaaatcgag CCCTGGTGCAGTCTTCCTAAGGAGAAACCAGAGAAAATTTGGATGAACTATATCTCAAACCATGTAAACAAACCCATCAGTAGAAATTATGTGTGGGAAATTGATGCAAGCTGTTTAAGATATGAGAAGAAGATTGGCTCTGGATCAGTCAGTGATTT GTACAAAGGCACTTACATTAATAAAGATGTGGCTATCAAAGTATTTAAGAATGGTAGTAGAAATGAAAATATGCAGAGGGAGTTTTCTCAGGAAATATTTATCACGAG TAAAATTCAGCATAAGAATGTTATCAAATTTATTGGTGCCTGTCCAAAACCAAACTTTCATCTTGTCACAG AATATATGTCTGGTGGAAATATGTATGACTTTCTGCATATACAGAAGGTCGTACTTACTCTTCCTTCTTTGCTCAAAATAGCAATTGATGTCTCCCAAGGAGTGAATTATTTGCACAAAAACAACATTATACATCGAGACCTCAAAACTGCAAATCTTTTGATGGATGAGAAAGGG CAGGTAGTCAAAGTTGCTGATTTTGGTGTAGCCAGATTGCAAAATCAATCTGGTATAATGACTGCAGAAACTGGAACATACCGATGGATGGCTCCAGAG GTTATTCAACATAAGCCATATAACCACAAAGCTGATGTTTTCAGCTTTGGGATTATTCTTTGGGAGCTGCTCACAAGAAAG CTTCCCTATGAAGATTTATCCCCATTGCAAGCAGCAATTGGAGTAGTACATAAG GATTTGAGGCCTGAAATCCCAAGGGATACTCATCCAAAGTTAGTGGAATTGATTCACCGGTGCTGGCATAAAGATCCGTGTTTAAGGCCTGATTTCTCAGAAATTATCAAGTTTCTGCAGCACATTAACATGATG ATAgcagtgaagaagaagaaggttaaggttaaGGCTAAGGGAATGCATGAGCACGACTAG
- the LOC123923973 gene encoding serine/threonine-protein kinase STY8-like isoform X1, which translates to MVGDTESCNGRACGWNYGRIESLKVEVYNEILNRLRELNIPDVTLPYFEDELWLHFNTLPTRYALEMNVQKAQDVLMHKNLQNMARRRTIASRPAIEVRLLQVHSASGVHSSKSINSNLQKEINLQDTDFPCNMRSMHEITISTSDKPKLFSQLTTLLSEIGLNIQEAHAFSTLDGYSLDVFVVDGWEGQDTERLKHEVTKKMQKLEEDQWFPLLPFPKETEILKHIPTKKIKKIEPWCSLPKEKPEKIWMNYISNHVNKPISRNYVWEIDASCLRYEKKIGSGSVSDLYKGTYINKDVAIKVFKNGSRNENMQREFSQEIFITSKIQHKNVIKFIGACPKPNFHLVTEYMSGGNMYDFLHIQKVVLTLPSLLKIAIDVSQGVNYLHKNNIIHRDLKTANLLMDEKGQVVKVADFGVARLQNQSGIMTAETGTYRWMAPEVIQHKPYNHKADVFSFGIILWELLTRKLPYEDLSPLQAAIGVVHKDLRPEIPRDTHPKLVELIHRCWHKDPCLRPDFSEIIKFLQHINMMIAVKKKKVKVKAKGMHEHD; encoded by the exons ATGGTGGGAGATACAGAGAGTTGCAACGGTAGAGCTTGTGGATGGAATTATGGTCGGATTGAGAGTCTAAAAGTTGAAGTTTACAACGAGATTCTGAATCGACTCAGAGAATTGAATATCCCAGATGTCACTCTTCCTTATTTTGAAGATGAGCTTTGGCTTCACTTCAATACCCTTCCAACTAG gtaTGCACTGGAAATGAATGTTCAGAAGGCGCAAGATGTTCTTATGcataaaaatttacaaaatatggCACGAAGACGAACTATTGCTAGTAGACCTGCAATTGAAGTCCGCCTCCTCCAG gttCATTCTGCTTCTGGTGTGCATTCTAGCAAATCAATTAATTCCAACTTACAGAAAGAAATCAATCTCCAAGACACTGATTTTCCATGCAACATGAG ATCAATGCATGAAATCACAATTTCAACCAGCGATAAGCCAAAACTTTTCAGTCAG TTGACCACCTTACTCTCTGAGATTGGGCTGAATATTCAAGAAGCACATGCCTTTTCCACATTGGATGGATATTCATtagatgtttttgttgttgatggtTGGGAAGGCCAG GATACTGAGAGACTCAAGCATGAAGTGACAAAGAAAATGCAGAAACTCGAG gAAGATCAATGGTTCCCCCTGCTTCCTTTTCCTAAG GAGACTGAGATACTAAAACATATTCCAAcaaagaaaattaagaaaatcgag CCCTGGTGCAGTCTTCCTAAGGAGAAACCAGAGAAAATTTGGATGAACTATATCTCAAACCATGTAAACAAACCCATCAGTAGAAATTATGTGTGGGAAATTGATGCAAGCTGTTTAAGATATGAGAAGAAGATTGGCTCTGGATCAGTCAGTGATTT GTACAAAGGCACTTACATTAATAAAGATGTGGCTATCAAAGTATTTAAGAATGGTAGTAGAAATGAAAATATGCAGAGGGAGTTTTCTCAGGAAATATTTATCACGAG TAAAATTCAGCATAAGAATGTTATCAAATTTATTGGTGCCTGTCCAAAACCAAACTTTCATCTTGTCACAG AATATATGTCTGGTGGAAATATGTATGACTTTCTGCATATACAGAAGGTCGTACTTACTCTTCCTTCTTTGCTCAAAATAGCAATTGATGTCTCCCAAGGAGTGAATTATTTGCACAAAAACAACATTATACATCGAGACCTCAAAACTGCAAATCTTTTGATGGATGAGAAAGGG CAGGTAGTCAAAGTTGCTGATTTTGGTGTAGCCAGATTGCAAAATCAATCTGGTATAATGACTGCAGAAACTGGAACATACCGATGGATGGCTCCAGAG GTTATTCAACATAAGCCATATAACCACAAAGCTGATGTTTTCAGCTTTGGGATTATTCTTTGGGAGCTGCTCACAAGAAAG CTTCCCTATGAAGATTTATCCCCATTGCAAGCAGCAATTGGAGTAGTACATAAG GATTTGAGGCCTGAAATCCCAAGGGATACTCATCCAAAGTTAGTGGAATTGATTCACCGGTGCTGGCATAAAGATCCGTGTTTAAGGCCTGATTTCTCAGAAATTATCAAGTTTCTGCAGCACATTAACATGATG ATAgcagtgaagaagaagaaggttaaggttaaGGCTAAGGGAATGCATGAGCACGACTAG
- the LOC123923973 gene encoding serine/threonine-protein kinase STY46-like isoform X4, with amino-acid sequence MVGDTESCNGRACGWNYGRIESLKVEVYNEILNRLRELNIPDVTLPYFEDELWLHFNTLPTRYALEMNVQKAQDVLMHKNLQNMARRRTIASRPAIEVRLLQVHSASGVHSSKSINSNLQKEINLQDTDFPCNMRSMHEITISTSDKPKLFSQLTTLLSEIGLNIQEAHAFSTLDGYSLDVFVVDGWEGQDTERLKHEVTKKMQKLEEDQWFPLLPFPKPWCSLPKEKPEKIWMNYISNHVNKPISRNYVWEIDASCLRYEKKIGSGSVSDLYKGTYINKDVAIKVFKNGSRNENMQREFSQEIFITSKIQHKNVIKFIGACPKPNFHLVTEYMSGGNMYDFLHIQKVVLTLPSLLKIAIDVSQGVNYLHKNNIIHRDLKTANLLMDEKGVVKVADFGVARLQNQSGIMTAETGTYRWMAPEVIQHKPYNHKADVFSFGIILWELLTRKLPYEDLSPLQAAIGVVHKDLRPEIPRDTHPKLVELIHRCWHKDPCLRPDFSEIIKFLQHINMMIAVKKKKVKVKAKGMHEHD; translated from the exons ATGGTGGGAGATACAGAGAGTTGCAACGGTAGAGCTTGTGGATGGAATTATGGTCGGATTGAGAGTCTAAAAGTTGAAGTTTACAACGAGATTCTGAATCGACTCAGAGAATTGAATATCCCAGATGTCACTCTTCCTTATTTTGAAGATGAGCTTTGGCTTCACTTCAATACCCTTCCAACTAG gtaTGCACTGGAAATGAATGTTCAGAAGGCGCAAGATGTTCTTATGcataaaaatttacaaaatatggCACGAAGACGAACTATTGCTAGTAGACCTGCAATTGAAGTCCGCCTCCTCCAG gttCATTCTGCTTCTGGTGTGCATTCTAGCAAATCAATTAATTCCAACTTACAGAAAGAAATCAATCTCCAAGACACTGATTTTCCATGCAACATGAG ATCAATGCATGAAATCACAATTTCAACCAGCGATAAGCCAAAACTTTTCAGTCAG TTGACCACCTTACTCTCTGAGATTGGGCTGAATATTCAAGAAGCACATGCCTTTTCCACATTGGATGGATATTCATtagatgtttttgttgttgatggtTGGGAAGGCCAG GATACTGAGAGACTCAAGCATGAAGTGACAAAGAAAATGCAGAAACTCGAG gAAGATCAATGGTTCCCCCTGCTTCCTTTTCCTAAG CCCTGGTGCAGTCTTCCTAAGGAGAAACCAGAGAAAATTTGGATGAACTATATCTCAAACCATGTAAACAAACCCATCAGTAGAAATTATGTGTGGGAAATTGATGCAAGCTGTTTAAGATATGAGAAGAAGATTGGCTCTGGATCAGTCAGTGATTT GTACAAAGGCACTTACATTAATAAAGATGTGGCTATCAAAGTATTTAAGAATGGTAGTAGAAATGAAAATATGCAGAGGGAGTTTTCTCAGGAAATATTTATCACGAG TAAAATTCAGCATAAGAATGTTATCAAATTTATTGGTGCCTGTCCAAAACCAAACTTTCATCTTGTCACAG AATATATGTCTGGTGGAAATATGTATGACTTTCTGCATATACAGAAGGTCGTACTTACTCTTCCTTCTTTGCTCAAAATAGCAATTGATGTCTCCCAAGGAGTGAATTATTTGCACAAAAACAACATTATACATCGAGACCTCAAAACTGCAAATCTTTTGATGGATGAGAAAGGG GTAGTCAAAGTTGCTGATTTTGGTGTAGCCAGATTGCAAAATCAATCTGGTATAATGACTGCAGAAACTGGAACATACCGATGGATGGCTCCAGAG GTTATTCAACATAAGCCATATAACCACAAAGCTGATGTTTTCAGCTTTGGGATTATTCTTTGGGAGCTGCTCACAAGAAAG CTTCCCTATGAAGATTTATCCCCATTGCAAGCAGCAATTGGAGTAGTACATAAG GATTTGAGGCCTGAAATCCCAAGGGATACTCATCCAAAGTTAGTGGAATTGATTCACCGGTGCTGGCATAAAGATCCGTGTTTAAGGCCTGATTTCTCAGAAATTATCAAGTTTCTGCAGCACATTAACATGATG ATAgcagtgaagaagaagaaggttaaggttaaGGCTAAGGGAATGCATGAGCACGACTAG